One genomic segment of Arcobacter lacus includes these proteins:
- a CDS encoding efflux RND transporter permease subunit, translated as MRLEKFILDILNNKQKSLLVYFITLILFILSILTFPLEITKAKMLPSKDSDTFSIYVDLKDGSSIKQTKELVNCVVNNLQNEENITNISAFLGVGQPLDFAALVKQSALKDKESQAEIVVNIKKAKERNISSYNLVSNLRKNVQEKCSLYEANIKFIELPAGPPVLASIVAEIYGGNNFESRRDFSLKIAKIFKNQNTLVDIDVLADKDFVTYDLHINSNKTIMSGVDLEHLKATLFLAFEGMKISVINDRNAQSQIPIFIRLDDSRNLEKNSKLALNAKLQSLKIMNNLGQMISISELVNIKESIKEPTLTSKDLNLMINVVAETSKDSQIYPLLDARNEMLNSLSNDYEIIKTNMLNLSFIDKKTNERFDLVFDGELKVTIDTFIDLGTAFIIALVLIFLLMVIYYKSFALSGVIVLSSFISIIGVIFAHIIMDLFTHDTFYLTATSLIGFIGLIGINSRNSTLIIDFAKQLIHEKNLNINEAIAKAAATRSKPIILTVLVLVFASSLIANDAVFGGLGVALIGGTLISYVVSMFFVPVIIKNQLKKII; from the coding sequence ATGAGACTAGAAAAATTTATTTTAGATATTTTAAATAATAAACAAAAATCTCTTTTAGTTTATTTTATAACTCTTATTTTATTTATTTTAAGTATTTTGACTTTTCCACTTGAAATAACAAAAGCAAAAATGCTTCCAAGTAAAGATTCTGATACATTTTCAATTTATGTAGATTTAAAAGATGGTTCAAGTATAAAACAGACTAAAGAGCTTGTAAATTGTGTTGTTAACAATCTTCAGAATGAAGAGAATATCACAAATATATCAGCTTTTTTAGGAGTTGGTCAACCTTTAGATTTTGCGGCTTTAGTAAAACAAAGTGCTTTGAAAGATAAAGAATCTCAAGCTGAAATAGTTGTAAATATAAAAAAAGCAAAAGAACGAAATATTTCAAGCTACAATCTTGTGAGTAATTTAAGAAAAAATGTTCAAGAAAAATGTTCTTTATATGAAGCAAATATCAAATTTATCGAACTTCCAGCAGGTCCGCCTGTTCTTGCTTCTATTGTTGCAGAAATTTATGGTGGGAATAATTTTGAAAGTAGAAGAGATTTTTCTTTAAAAATTGCAAAAATATTCAAAAATCAAAATACTTTAGTTGATATAGATGTTTTAGCTGATAAAGATTTTGTAACTTATGATTTACACATAAATAGCAATAAAACTATTATGAGTGGAGTTGATTTAGAACATTTGAAAGCAACTTTATTTTTAGCTTTTGAAGGTATGAAAATATCAGTTATAAATGATAGAAATGCCCAAAGTCAAATTCCTATTTTTATAAGACTTGATGATTCAAGAAATCTTGAAAAAAATAGTAAATTAGCACTAAATGCTAAACTTCAATCTTTAAAAATCATGAACAATTTAGGACAAATGATAAGTATATCAGAACTTGTAAATATAAAAGAGTCAATAAAAGAGCCAACTCTAACTTCAAAAGATTTAAATTTGATGATAAATGTAGTAGCTGAAACTTCTAAAGATAGTCAAATTTATCCTTTACTTGATGCAAGAAATGAGATGTTAAACTCTTTATCAAATGATTATGAAATTATAAAAACAAATATGTTAAATCTATCTTTTATAGATAAAAAAACCAATGAGAGATTTGATTTAGTTTTTGATGGAGAGTTAAAAGTAACAATTGATACATTTATTGATTTGGGAACAGCTTTTATTATCGCTTTAGTTTTGATTTTTTTACTTATGGTTATTTATTATAAAAGTTTTGCTCTTTCAGGAGTTATTGTTTTATCGAGTTTCATTTCAATTATTGGAGTAATTTTTGCCCATATTATTATGGATTTATTTACACATGATACTTTTTATTTAACTGCAACTTCACTTATAGGATTTATAGGACTTATAGGAATAAATTCAAGGAATTCAACTTTGATTATAGACTTTGCAAAACAATTAATTCATGAAAAAAATCTAAATATAAATGAAGCCATAGCAAAAGCAGCAGCAACACGTTCAAAACCAATTATTTTAACTGTTTTAGTTTTAGTATTTGCAAGTAGTTTGATAGCAAATGATGCAGTATTTGGAGGACTTGGAGTTGCATTAATAGGAGGAACACTTATCTCTTATGTTGTTTCTATGTTTTTTGTACCAGTTATCATAAAAAATCAGTTAAAAAAGATTATTTAA
- a CDS encoding efflux RND transporter permease subunit: MMNNNLNIAGRTAKAFINHPLTFILGIFILILGYFSLLIMPKEENPQIKVSGGVVIVALPDAKASEIQKVIIEPLEKKIKEIKGVEHIYSFAKDSVGIVQVQFYIGEDKEISNLKLYDQVMRNMDLMPKNAMQPIIKTMDIDTEIPIATIAFYSSKKNKKELISQTELYNEVSRLSKEINKIKNVALVDLKGEKKDQFNILVDINKLSSYNLALAQVAKQIQALSYNTPNIKTSTNNNELVVFGIKQAIESVKDLENLIIAYNYQAPIYLKDIATIEKSYDIQNKKEAYIYLKDENGNFEENNQITLSASKLKGSNSVIINEEIFAFMESQKDNLLAKNIKYTITRDDGYTANNAVNSLVKDLLVSIIIICILLIFTLGFKEAMIVSLTVPMILSLTLFVGFMLGETVNRITLFALIVSLGMLVDAAIIVIENIHRHKHETPNLDIETLAITATNEIGNPTNIATIAIIMVFIPMFFVGGMMGQFMHPLPVFVPISLAISLFVAYAFTPYFVKKFLGDKK, from the coding sequence ATGATGAACAATAATCTTAATATTGCTGGTCGTACTGCTAAAGCATTTATCAATCATCCTTTAACTTTTATTTTAGGAATTTTTATACTTATTTTAGGATATTTTTCACTTCTTATTATGCCAAAAGAGGAAAATCCACAAATCAAAGTAAGTGGTGGAGTTGTAATAGTAGCACTTCCAGATGCAAAAGCAAGTGAAATTCAAAAAGTGATTATAGAACCACTTGAAAAAAAAATCAAAGAGATAAAAGGAGTTGAACATATTTACTCTTTTGCAAAAGATTCAGTAGGAATTGTACAAGTTCAGTTTTATATAGGCGAAGATAAAGAGATTTCAAACTTGAAACTTTATGACCAAGTTATGAGAAATATGGATTTAATGCCTAAAAATGCTATGCAACCAATAATCAAAACTATGGATATAGATACGGAAATTCCAATAGCAACTATTGCATTTTATAGTTCTAAAAAGAATAAAAAAGAGTTGATTTCTCAAACAGAACTTTATAATGAAGTTAGTCGTTTATCAAAAGAGATAAATAAAATAAAAAATGTTGCACTTGTGGATTTAAAAGGCGAAAAAAAAGATCAATTTAATATTTTAGTTGATATAAACAAACTCTCATCTTATAATTTGGCTCTTGCTCAAGTTGCAAAACAAATTCAAGCGCTATCATATAATACTCCAAATATAAAAACTTCTACAAATAACAATGAATTAGTTGTATTTGGGATAAAACAAGCTATTGAAAGTGTAAAAGATTTAGAAAATTTAATTATTGCGTATAACTATCAGGCTCCAATATATTTAAAAGATATAGCAACAATAGAAAAATCTTATGATATTCAAAATAAAAAAGAAGCCTATATTTATTTAAAAGATGAAAATGGAAATTTTGAAGAAAATAATCAAATAACACTAAGTGCTTCAAAACTAAAAGGTTCAAATTCAGTTATTATAAATGAAGAGATTTTTGCTTTTATGGAATCACAAAAAGACAATTTATTAGCAAAAAACATAAAATATACTATTACAAGAGATGATGGTTATACAGCAAATAATGCTGTAAATTCTTTAGTAAAAGATTTACTTGTTTCTATTATAATCATCTGTATTTTGCTTATTTTCACTTTAGGATTTAAAGAAGCTATGATAGTTTCTCTTACTGTTCCTATGATTTTGTCTCTTACACTTTTTGTAGGTTTTATGTTAGGAGAAACAGTAAATAGAATCACACTTTTTGCTTTGATTGTTTCACTTGGAATGTTAGTTGATGCAGCTATTATAGTAATAGAAAATATCCATAGACATAAACATGAAACACCAAATTTAGATATAGAAACTTTGGCTATAACTGCAACAAATGAGATAGGAAATCCTACAAATATAGCAACTATTGCTATTATCATGGTATTTATTCCAATGTTTTTTGTTGGAGGTATGATGGGACAATTTATGCACCCTCTTCCTGTATTTGTACCTATTTCTTTAGCTATTTCACTTTTTGTAGCTTATGCTTTTACTCCATATTTTGTAAAAAAATTTTTGGGAGATAAAAAATGA
- a CDS encoding efflux RND transporter periplasmic adaptor subunit, whose translation MKKLLLIQLLFINLFATTLELDGMVESENEKVISSKMMGYITKINVNEGDKVKKGDILYEIDASNISYNADILKNQVKNLELNLKRYKNLLDQDLVSKYDYEQLELNLISAKAKLSELNAQYDYLKIKATNNGLIVKKSIKEGEMAMPGMPHMILTDLDSLIIKTNIAESMLKDIKLNQEVKITIPSQNYESIGKIVAIFPNVISNTHSFTLKISFDKKDFNIYPNMYAKIFMQIGSNDEQ comes from the coding sequence ATGAAAAAATTATTATTAATACAACTACTATTTATAAATCTTTTTGCAACAACTTTAGAACTTGATGGAATGGTTGAATCTGAAAATGAAAAAGTAATCTCAAGCAAAATGATGGGATATATCACAAAAATAAATGTAAATGAAGGTGATAAGGTAAAAAAAGGTGATATTTTATACGAAATTGACGCTTCAAATATTTCATACAATGCCGATATATTAAAAAATCAAGTAAAAAACCTTGAATTAAATCTAAAAAGATACAAAAATCTTTTAGATCAAGACTTAGTTTCAAAGTATGATTATGAACAACTTGAGCTAAATTTGATAAGTGCAAAAGCAAAATTAAGTGAACTAAATGCTCAATATGATTATTTAAAAATCAAAGCAACAAATAATGGACTTATAGTAAAAAAATCTATTAAAGAAGGTGAAATGGCTATGCCAGGTATGCCTCATATGATTTTAACAGATTTAGATTCTTTAATTATAAAAACAAATATTGCAGAATCTATGTTGAAAGATATAAAATTAAATCAAGAAGTAAAAATAACTATTCCTTCACAAAATTATGAAAGTATAGGGAAAATAGTAGCAATCTTTCCAAATGTTATCTCAAATACACACTCATTTACACTCAAAATTTCATTTGACAAAAAAGATTTTAATATTTATCCAAATATGTATGCAAAGATATTTATGCAAATAGGTTCAAATGATGAACAATAA
- a CDS encoding TolC family protein yields MIKKIYLSFLISTLCYSQSINFNEVLQQSLENSKDLKKQALNIDSIKQDYNIVDGINYGKLSISSEVSRTNHAGYVFNSKLSSREATFRDFGFSQMNEGMDIIPKDLNYPNDRTNINSYVSYDIPLFMGFKIENQKDILKLQEKANELLYNLDKKNLEFEILKAYNGTVVAKDFVKALEKAKQTVEFIYEGAKEFHKNGLVTKIDVNEAKVYQLNINSTLTEAKNNFNLALAYLKYLTSNENITDVENLENIYFDLKNFDELYNNALETRDEVKMQNITIEANKKNIDIQKGLYYPTVFSHLEYGVNDDRFTASKDKDYYIALVGISLTLFDSSRSAYLEKSKIEHLKSTLDYEKLKDGIKLELEKAILDYKAKQEILKEKIEAKNLAFEVLNQANLQYKNRLISMTTLLSQEANFRKSESMLINAKYENSLALAKLNLVLGQNLNKDEK; encoded by the coding sequence ATGATAAAAAAGATTTATTTATCTTTTCTAATTTCTACATTATGTTACTCACAAAGTATAAATTTTAATGAAGTTTTACAACAATCATTAGAAAATAGCAAAGATTTAAAAAAACAAGCATTAAATATTGATTCGATAAAACAAGATTATAATATAGTAGATGGAATAAATTATGGAAAATTATCTATTTCATCTGAAGTTAGTAGAACAAATCATGCTGGATATGTTTTTAATTCAAAATTATCTTCAAGAGAGGCAACATTTAGAGATTTTGGATTTTCTCAAATGAACGAAGGTATGGATATAATTCCAAAAGATTTAAACTATCCAAATGATAGAACAAACATCAACTCTTATGTAAGTTATGACATTCCTCTTTTTATGGGATTTAAAATAGAAAATCAAAAAGATATTCTAAAACTTCAAGAAAAAGCAAACGAACTTTTATATAATCTTGATAAAAAGAATTTAGAGTTTGAAATACTAAAAGCTTATAATGGCACAGTTGTAGCTAAAGATTTTGTAAAAGCTTTAGAAAAAGCAAAACAAACTGTTGAGTTTATTTATGAAGGGGCAAAAGAGTTTCATAAAAATGGACTTGTAACGAAAATTGATGTAAATGAAGCAAAAGTTTATCAATTAAATATCAATTCAACACTAACTGAAGCAAAAAACAATTTTAATTTAGCTCTTGCTTATTTAAAATATCTTACTTCAAATGAAAATATTACAGATGTTGAAAACCTTGAAAATATATATTTTGATTTAAAAAACTTTGATGAGTTATATAACAATGCACTTGAAACTAGAGATGAAGTAAAAATGCAAAACATCACAATTGAAGCAAATAAAAAAAATATTGATATACAAAAAGGTTTATATTATCCAACTGTTTTTTCACACTTAGAATATGGTGTAAATGATGATAGATTCACTGCTTCAAAAGACAAGGATTATTATATTGCTTTAGTTGGTATATCACTAACTTTATTTGATTCTTCGCGAAGTGCTTATCTTGAAAAAAGTAAAATTGAACATCTAAAATCTACTTTAGACTATGAAAAACTAAAAGATGGAATAAAACTTGAACTTGAAAAAGCTATTTTAGATTATAAAGCTAAACAAGAAATTTTAAAAGAAAAAATTGAGGCAAAAAATCTAGCATTTGAAGTTTTAAATCAAGCAAATCTCCAATATAAAAATAGACTTATTTCTATGACAACCCTACTTTCACAAGAAGCAAATTTTAGAAAAAGTGAATCAATGCTTATAAATGCTAAATATGAAAACTCTTTGGCTTTAGCAAAACTAAATCTTGTTTTAGGACAAAACTTGAATAAGGATGAAAAATGA
- a CDS encoding HD domain-containing phosphohydrolase, which yields MKNILYFCFTFFVLLLLSYKLYYVPEIKNLTNQIYLNKSVEIKEFFKEEVEKKKKRTFALTYLISQDKRIITALESKNNSSITSYKEIIEEMGSHNEFKNLWLQVIDKNGHSFYRSWTNDVGEDVTPIRIDVESMIKNPRTMEEISAGRIDISFKTMIPLYDNKKEFVGMVELISKFNSIAEILKEKNIEPIMIVNKDYSKNIIQPFSNLFIDEYYVANVNASKNLMEMIKKEGIQKFLDLKGYMIFNKYLITTYEIKDINSDDMGFFIFLFSEKNINKSVISEFKTAYLSKVIIFMIISGLLFLYLLNKAYTKALKIRLKEQTSQMMSQEEELKSLYEIYDKNVIFSVTDLKGTITHASSAFCKISGYTKKELIGKPHNIIRHPETPKETFKKMWEQIQKGNKFTAELKNLRKDGSFYWVVAEIEPKYDKKGNHIGYFAVREDITANKEIEEIQKEIIFTMGSIAESRSKETSEHIERVAKYTELIALELGLEPKEAKMLKLASPMHDIGKIAIPDYILNKPAKLTPEEFEIVKTHTIKGYEMLNLSERPLLKTAAIIALTHHEKYDGTGYPKGLKGEEIPLYGRITAIADVFDALAHERCYKKAWRVDKIVEYIKEERGKHFDPKLVDLFFENFDKILEIKKNYQ from the coding sequence ATGAAAAATATTTTATATTTTTGTTTTACTTTTTTCGTTTTATTATTACTATCTTATAAATTATATTATGTACCAGAAATTAAAAACTTAACAAATCAAATATATCTAAATAAAAGTGTAGAAATAAAAGAATTTTTCAAAGAAGAAGTTGAAAAAAAGAAAAAAAGAACTTTTGCACTTACATATTTAATAAGTCAAGATAAAAGAATAATAACGGCTTTAGAAAGTAAAAATAATAGCTCAATTACTTCATATAAAGAGATTATTGAAGAAATGGGAAGCCATAATGAATTTAAAAACTTATGGTTACAAGTTATTGATAAAAACGGTCATAGTTTTTATAGAAGCTGGACTAATGATGTAGGAGAAGATGTAACTCCTATAAGAATTGATGTTGAAAGTATGATTAAAAATCCTAGAACAATGGAAGAAATAAGTGCAGGTAGAATAGATATATCTTTTAAAACAATGATTCCTTTATATGATAATAAAAAAGAATTTGTAGGAATGGTAGAACTAATATCAAAATTCAACTCTATTGCTGAAATTTTAAAAGAAAAAAATATTGAACCTATAATGATTGTAAATAAAGATTATAGTAAAAACATTATACAACCTTTTTCAAATCTTTTTATTGATGAGTATTATGTTGCAAATGTAAATGCTTCAAAAAATCTAATGGAAATGATAAAAAAAGAAGGTATTCAAAAATTTTTAGATTTAAAAGGTTATATGATATTTAATAAATATCTTATAACAACTTATGAAATAAAAGATATCAATAGTGATGATATGGGATTTTTTATCTTTTTATTTAGTGAAAAGAACATCAATAAATCAGTTATTTCAGAATTTAAAACAGCTTATCTATCAAAAGTAATTATTTTTATGATAATTTCTGGTTTACTTTTTTTATATCTTCTAAATAAAGCATATACTAAAGCCTTAAAAATCAGATTAAAAGAACAAACTTCTCAAATGATGAGTCAAGAAGAAGAATTAAAATCTTTATATGAAATCTATGATAAAAATGTAATTTTTTCAGTTACAGATTTAAAAGGAACAATAACTCACGCAAGTAGTGCTTTCTGCAAAATTAGTGGTTATACAAAAAAAGAGTTAATAGGTAAACCGCATAATATAATAAGACATCCAGAAACTCCTAAAGAAACTTTTAAAAAGATGTGGGAACAAATTCAAAAAGGTAATAAATTCACAGCTGAACTAAAAAATCTAAGAAAAGATGGTAGTTTCTATTGGGTTGTTGCAGAAATTGAACCAAAGTATGATAAAAAAGGAAATCATATAGGTTATTTTGCCGTAAGAGAAGATATAACAGCAAATAAAGAGATAGAAGAGATTCAAAAAGAGATTATTTTTACTATGGGTTCTATTGCTGAATCAAGAAGTAAAGAGACATCAGAACATATTGAAAGAGTTGCAAAATACACTGAACTTATTGCTTTAGAATTAGGTTTAGAACCAAAAGAAGCAAAAATGTTAAAACTTGCAAGTCCAATGCACGATATAGGAAAAATTGCGATTCCTGATTATATATTAAATAAACCTGCAAAATTAACGCCTGAAGAGTTTGAAATAGTAAAAACTCATACAATAAAAGGTTATGAAATGTTAAATCTTTCAGAAAGACCTCTTTTAAAAACAGCAGCAATAATTGCACTTACTCATCACGAAAAATATGATGGAACAGGTTATCCTAAAGGTTTAAAAGGTGAAGAAATTCCACTATATGGAAGAATAACAGCAATAGCTGATGTTTTTGATGCTTTAGCCCATGAAAGATGTTATAAAAAAGCTTGGAGAGTTGATAAAATAGTTGAATATATCAAAGAAGAAAGAGGAAAACATTTCGATCCTAAATTGGTTGATTTATTCTTTGAGAACTTTGATAAAATATTAGAAATCAAAAAAAACTACCAATAA
- the fliP gene encoding flagellar type III secretion system pore protein FliP (The bacterial flagellar biogenesis protein FliP forms a type III secretion system (T3SS)-type pore required for flagellar assembly.): MKIIFTVLFFSIFANAADAPMINLSVAAIEQPVQFVRTINIAIILALLVLAPTLLLMVTSFTRLIIVFSLLRQAMGLQQTPPSQIIISLSLILTIFIMEPYARKSWDEAIVPYMDEKIGYEVAFDKGVAPFKEFMIKNTREADLALFYRIKKEPNPKNIEAVPLTLLMPAFIVSELRTAFEIGFLIFLPFLVIDIIVASILMSLGMMMLPPVMISLPIKIIFFIVVDGWQLIIGNLAQSFK; this comes from the coding sequence TTGAAAATTATTTTTACTGTACTATTTTTTTCTATCTTTGCTAATGCAGCAGATGCTCCAATGATAAATCTTTCAGTTGCAGCAATAGAACAACCAGTACAATTTGTAAGAACTATTAATATTGCAATTATTTTAGCACTATTAGTTTTAGCACCAACACTTTTATTAATGGTTACTTCATTTACAAGACTTATAATTGTATTTTCACTTTTAAGACAAGCTATGGGGTTACAACAAACACCACCTTCTCAAATAATAATTTCTTTGTCTCTTATTTTAACTATTTTTATTATGGAACCTTATGCAAGAAAATCTTGGGATGAAGCAATAGTTCCATATATGGATGAAAAAATTGGTTATGAAGTTGCTTTTGATAAAGGTGTTGCACCTTTTAAAGAGTTTATGATAAAAAATACAAGAGAAGCTGATTTAGCACTATTTTATAGAATAAAAAAAGAACCAAATCCAAAAAATATAGAAGCTGTTCCACTTACTTTACTTATGCCAGCATTTATTGTTAGTGAATTAAGAACTGCTTTTGAAATAGGATTTTTAATATTTTTACCATTTTTGGTTATTGATATTATCGTCGCTTCAATTTTAATGAGTTTGGGTATGATGATGTTACCTCCTGTTATGATCTCTTTGCCTATTAAAATAATTTTCTTTATAGTTGTTGATGGCTGGCAACTAATAATTGGAAATCTCGCACAATCTTTTAAATAA
- the mrdA gene encoding penicillin-binding protein 2, with product MNIRLNIVYIIILAIALTLLSRVYFLSIKSNTYYDELSKNNYIKRIYKVPVRGVIEDRNGEPLALNKIGFSVSIKPHLRSEKYQEKLESIVDLVVKHFPQYDKNKLLKEYKRNDSAYNHEFIEIIDFIPYEEFFPKYTILASNEDLKIEPSSKRFYPYNETAAHIIGYVGKASKLEILNNELAIHSGIVGKNGLEKYYNSKLQGELGYKDVKVNALNQEIEVLEEKNASTNNNIEISIDIKLQRYLQELFEGKSGSVIVMDATNGEIIAAASFPEYDSNIFARGISQNEWNQMRNDFNHPFTNKIINGLYPPGSVIKMGVALSFLENGIPENFTVNCSGSLPIGNRNFRCWKTTGHGNINFRSAIAESCDDFFYKGSLKLGINKISHTLDKLGFGQLTGIDQINEFVGVNPNKEWKEKRFNKPWYVGETVITSIGQGNMLTTPLQIARYTAYIATGKLPKPHLYKANYEEPKDVDIPEKYLDLMRKGMYDVSYGERGTARRYITSKVPIASKTGTAQVVSIPQSEKVRMKESELEYYQRSHAWITTYGPFKNPKYVVTVVQEHGGGGGSATGGVASKIYDKLYELGYITQDEL from the coding sequence TTGAACATAAGACTAAATATTGTTTATATAATTATTCTAGCTATAGCTTTAACTTTACTTTCTAGAGTATATTTTTTAAGTATAAAATCAAATACATATTATGATGAACTATCAAAAAACAACTATATTAAAAGAATTTATAAAGTTCCAGTTCGTGGTGTTATAGAAGATAGAAATGGTGAACCATTGGCTTTAAATAAGATTGGTTTTTCTGTTTCAATAAAACCTCATTTAAGAAGTGAAAAATATCAAGAAAAGTTAGAAAGTATTGTTGATTTGGTAGTAAAACATTTTCCTCAATATGACAAAAATAAACTTTTAAAAGAGTATAAAAGAAACGATTCTGCTTATAATCATGAGTTTATAGAGATAATTGATTTTATTCCTTATGAAGAATTTTTTCCAAAATATACTATTTTGGCTTCGAATGAAGATTTAAAAATTGAACCATCATCAAAAAGATTTTATCCTTACAATGAAACAGCTGCACATATTATTGGATATGTAGGAAAAGCTTCAAAATTAGAAATTTTAAATAATGAATTAGCTATTCATAGTGGTATTGTTGGAAAAAATGGTTTAGAAAAATATTATAATTCTAAACTTCAAGGAGAGTTAGGATACAAAGATGTAAAAGTAAATGCTTTAAATCAAGAGATAGAAGTTCTTGAAGAAAAAAATGCATCAACAAATAATAATATAGAAATTTCAATAGATATAAAACTTCAAAGATATTTACAAGAGTTATTTGAGGGTAAAAGTGGTTCTGTTATCGTAATGGATGCAACAAATGGTGAAATTATAGCCGCAGCATCTTTTCCTGAATATGATAGTAATATTTTTGCAAGAGGTATTTCTCAAAATGAATGGAACCAAATGAGAAATGATTTTAACCATCCATTTACAAATAAAATTATAAATGGTCTTTATCCTCCTGGTTCAGTTATAAAAATGGGTGTTGCTTTATCTTTTTTAGAAAATGGTATTCCAGAAAATTTCACAGTAAATTGTAGTGGTTCACTTCCTATTGGAAATAGAAATTTTAGATGTTGGAAAACAACAGGACATGGAAATATTAACTTTAGAAGTGCAATTGCAGAAAGTTGTGATGACTTTTTTTATAAAGGAAGTTTAAAATTAGGAATTAATAAAATTTCACATACTCTTGATAAATTAGGATTTGGACAATTAACGGGAATTGATCAAATAAATGAATTTGTAGGTGTTAATCCAAATAAAGAGTGGAAAGAAAAAAGATTTAATAAACCATGGTATGTTGGAGAAACTGTTATTACATCTATTGGTCAAGGAAATATGCTTACAACTCCTCTTCAAATTGCAAGATATACAGCATATATAGCAACAGGAAAACTACCAAAACCACATCTTTATAAAGCAAATTATGAAGAACCTAAAGACGTTGATATTCCAGAAAAATATCTTGATTTAATGAGAAAAGGTATGTACGATGTATCTTATGGAGAAAGAGGAACAGCAAGAAGATATATAACATCAAAAGTTCCTATTGCTTCAAAAACAGGAACTGCACAAGTTGTTTCTATTCCTCAATCTGAAAAAGTTAGGATGAAAGAGAGTGAACTTGAGTATTATCAAAGATCTCATGCTTGGATTACTACTTATGGACCATTTAAAAACCCTAAATATGTAGTTACGGTTGTACAAGAACACGGAGGTGGTGGAGGAAGTGCCACAGGAGGAGTTGCTAGTAAAATTTATGATAAACTTTATGAGCTAGGATATATAACTCAAGATGAGCTGTAA